A portion of the Stella humosa genome contains these proteins:
- a CDS encoding AI-2E family transporter has translation MRDATPPRTPLATPLSPAPPAPLVTAGAVLVTIGALYLGRDIFIAFALAILLGFLLAPMATRLRRWGLPRGVAVLFSVGLAFVVVAAITVIVGNELYVLATNIPDYQQTIRAKLAGIRESTGGSGVFERLSQMASLLGRELGAAPVAPGADDAVAVVIQPPPPQPLAVLENFAGPAIAAIASAGLVIVFLFFVLLEREDLRDRLIRLLGVGQVLRSTQALDEAGRRVSRYLVMQLIVNASYGVPIGIGLYLIGVPNALLWGLLAAVLRFIPYLGPFIAALFPITLAFAIDPGWGMLAWTVALFLVLEVVSNNVLEPLLYGSSTGISSLAIIMAAIFWATLWGPVGLLLATPLTVCIVVIGRYVPQLEFLGILLGNDPVLAPEQRFYQRLVAGNHEEAMEVAEDYLEDSTPIAFYQEVVLPALQMTENDHDVRLVDADLRRLVAERVERVLTDLDDDGLLAVKAEDPEADEPVADAAPRGRIVCLAGRTPLDAVAAGMLARWLSTEGRAAEAVAGFDPRAGSAGFGQPGAGDVVALCYLQARPQTYARYVGRRLRRLAPEVRILLVALNSVDDMEGMDRSGPGGPTDGVVLSLAAAVQQINAWSPAADAEQVRLPPAAAAS, from the coding sequence ATGCGCGACGCCACGCCGCCCCGGACCCCCCTGGCGACGCCACTAAGCCCGGCCCCGCCAGCCCCGCTGGTCACGGCCGGCGCGGTGCTGGTGACGATCGGCGCGCTCTATCTCGGCCGCGACATCTTCATCGCCTTCGCGCTGGCGATCCTGCTGGGCTTCCTGCTGGCGCCGATGGCGACCCGGCTCCGGCGATGGGGCCTGCCGCGCGGCGTGGCGGTGCTGTTTTCGGTCGGTCTCGCCTTCGTGGTGGTGGCCGCCATCACCGTCATCGTCGGCAACGAGCTGTACGTGCTGGCGACCAACATCCCCGACTACCAGCAGACGATCCGCGCCAAGCTGGCCGGCATTCGTGAATCAACGGGCGGGTCCGGCGTCTTCGAGCGGCTGTCGCAGATGGCGAGCCTGCTCGGTCGGGAGTTGGGCGCGGCACCCGTGGCGCCGGGGGCGGACGATGCCGTGGCCGTTGTCATCCAGCCGCCGCCGCCGCAGCCGCTGGCCGTGCTGGAGAATTTCGCGGGCCCGGCCATTGCCGCGATCGCGTCGGCCGGCCTCGTCATCGTCTTTCTGTTCTTCGTCCTGCTGGAGCGCGAGGACCTGCGCGACCGGCTGATCCGCCTGCTGGGCGTGGGCCAGGTGCTGCGCAGCACCCAGGCGCTCGACGAGGCCGGCCGCCGCGTCAGCCGCTACCTGGTGATGCAGCTCATCGTCAATGCCAGCTACGGCGTGCCGATCGGCATCGGCCTCTATCTCATCGGCGTGCCGAACGCGCTGCTGTGGGGCCTGCTGGCGGCCGTCCTGCGCTTCATCCCGTATCTGGGGCCGTTCATCGCCGCACTCTTTCCGATCACCCTGGCGTTCGCCATCGACCCCGGCTGGGGCATGCTGGCCTGGACGGTGGCGCTCTTCCTGGTGCTGGAGGTCGTCAGCAACAACGTGCTGGAGCCGCTGCTCTACGGCTCGTCGACCGGCATCTCTTCGCTGGCGATCATCATGGCGGCGATCTTCTGGGCGACGTTGTGGGGGCCGGTAGGCCTGCTGCTGGCGACCCCGTTGACCGTGTGCATCGTCGTCATCGGCCGCTATGTGCCGCAACTGGAGTTCCTGGGAATCCTGCTGGGCAACGACCCGGTGCTGGCGCCCGAACAGCGCTTCTATCAGCGCCTCGTCGCCGGCAACCACGAGGAGGCGATGGAGGTGGCGGAGGATTATCTGGAGGATTCGACCCCGATCGCCTTCTACCAGGAGGTGGTTCTGCCGGCCCTGCAGATGACCGAGAACGACCATGACGTGCGCCTGGTCGATGCCGACCTGCGGCGGCTGGTGGCCGAGCGGGTGGAGCGCGTGCTGACGGATCTCGACGACGACGGCCTGCTGGCGGTGAAGGCCGAGGATCCCGAAGCCGACGAGCCCGTCGCCGACGCCGCGCCGCGCGGCCGCATCGTCTGCCTGGCGGGTCGTACGCCGCTCGACGCCGTGGCCGCCGGCATGCTGGCGCGCTGGCTCTCCACGGAAGGCCGCGCCGCCGAGGCCGTCGCGGGCTTCGACCCGCGGGCGGGGTCGGCCGGCTTTGGCCAGCCCGGCGCCGGCGACGTGGTGGCACTCTGCTACCTCCAGGCGCGGCCGCAGACCTATGCCCGTTATGTCGGCCGGCGCTTGCGCCGTCTGGCGCCGGAGGTGCGCATCCTGCTGGTGGCCCTCAACAGCGTCGACGACATGGAAGGCATGGACCGCAGCGGCCCGGGCGGGCCGACCGACGGGGTGGTCCTGTCCCTGGCCGCGGCCGTGCAGCAGATCAATGCCTGGAGTCCCGCCGCCGACGCCGAACAGGTTCGGCTGCCGCCGGCCGCCGCGGCATCGT
- a CDS encoding calcium-binding protein — MALLILTDGNDTQFGTTEGDVFAALGGNDLVDGAAGNDTIDAGPGADIAMGGPGADQVEGRDGADLLLGGDGDDTLAGSEGRDTLFGEFGNDRLFGGPDDDFLSGNVDADLVGAGAGRDVVYGGVGNDTLFGETQNDTLSGDNGDDSLDGGADFDYLVGGAGRDMLAGGDGSDQLHGGVGDDTLYGGSSDDLLSGDQGVDWLYGDAGRDVFVIQPGTEFDTLYDFTPFVDQIDLRAFDFDNLTDFAFSIEFHKIPTGVRLVMPTGDAIVVNNIDRLDDAFFIF, encoded by the coding sequence GTGGCGCTATTGATTCTCACAGACGGCAACGACACCCAGTTCGGTACGACCGAAGGCGACGTGTTCGCCGCACTCGGCGGCAACGACCTGGTGGATGGCGCCGCCGGCAACGACACCATCGACGCCGGCCCGGGCGCGGACATCGCGATGGGCGGGCCGGGCGCGGACCAGGTCGAGGGGCGCGACGGCGCCGACCTGTTGCTGGGCGGGGACGGCGACGACACGTTGGCCGGCAGCGAGGGCCGCGACACCCTGTTCGGCGAGTTCGGCAACGACCGGCTGTTCGGCGGCCCCGACGACGACTTCCTGTCGGGCAATGTGGACGCCGACCTGGTGGGCGCCGGGGCCGGGCGGGACGTCGTCTATGGCGGCGTCGGCAACGACACGCTGTTCGGCGAAACGCAGAACGACACGCTGTCCGGCGACAATGGCGACGACAGCCTCGATGGCGGCGCCGATTTCGACTATCTGGTGGGTGGCGCCGGCCGTGACATGCTGGCCGGCGGCGATGGCTCCGACCAGTTGCATGGCGGAGTGGGCGACGACACGCTCTATGGCGGGTCGAGCGACGACCTGCTGTCGGGCGATCAGGGCGTCGACTGGCTCTACGGCGATGCCGGCCGCGACGTGTTCGTCATCCAACCCGGCACCGAGTTCGATACACTGTACGACTTCACGCCGTTCGTCGACCAGATCGACCTGCGCGCGTTCGATTTCGACAACCTGACCGACTTCGCCTTCTCGATCGAGTTCCACAAGATCCCGACCGGCGTCCGGCTGGTCATGCCGACCGGCGACGCCATCGTCGTCAACAACATCGACCGCCTCGACGACGCGTTCTTCATTTTCTAG
- a CDS encoding MoaD/ThiS family protein — protein sequence MARVILTRSFADLYAKGQVEHDVPGLRVRHLVRVLDERFPGIGRYLEDGVAVAIDGVMHQNAFLEEVGLNSEVCFMPAIEGG from the coding sequence ATGGCGCGGGTCATCCTGACGCGCTCCTTCGCCGATCTCTATGCGAAGGGACAGGTCGAACATGACGTGCCGGGCCTCAGGGTCCGGCACCTCGTGCGCGTCCTCGACGAGCGCTTCCCGGGGATCGGGCGCTATCTCGAGGACGGGGTCGCCGTCGCCATCGACGGCGTCATGCACCAGAACGCCTTCCTGGAGGAAGTGGGCCTCAACAGCGAGGTCTGCTTCATGCCGGCGATCGAGGGCGGCTGA
- a CDS encoding xanthine dehydrogenase family protein molybdopterin-binding subunit — protein MSARPYKWIGTRPNRPDGADKVTGRARFGADFSLPGQLHGRVLRSPHAHAIIKSIDTSAALALPGVKAVVTSKDFPDQPNVTVPAGEMQVNLRDVTRNVMAREKVLYDGHAVAAVAATTEAIANQALALIKVEYEVLPHVIDVEAAMAPGAPILNDQLRTEGIDPKPENQTNIAKRIDFAKGDAAAGFAKAEVIVERKFTTAPVHQGYIEPHAALASAAADGQVQVWSTTQGHFQVRGFCSRLLNIETSQIRVTPTEIGGGFGGKTVVYLEPVAIRLSQKSGKPVKMVMTREEVFRASGPTSGGVVEVKIGAMKDGTIVAAECMVALQAGAFPGSPVGPACMCSFACYDIANIKVVGFDVVSNRPKVAAYRAPGAPISCWGVESAMDMLAQELGMDPIELRLKNAAKEGTKTHYGPTFNRIGLVETLQAAKDSPHWQAPVKRGYARGIAAGFWFNVGADSSAAVHVGEDGTVTVISGNPDIGGSRASLALMAAEELGVDYNKVRPIIADTASIGFNFVTGGSRVTFATGLAVVNATKDAIRDLKIRAAKIWEVEPEAVIWEDGMAKPASSNVGEFEPLSLAALAAMAGKTGGPINGHAQLNAQGAGPGFGVHIVDLAVDPETGIVTIDRYTAVQDVGTAIHPSYVEGQLQGGAVQGIGWALNEEYIYNAKGRLDNAGFLDYRIPVASDLPMIETVLVEVPNPAHPYGVRGVGEVPIVPPMAAVGNAIARATGVRFGDLPMSPPRVSAALDAARPAMAAE, from the coding sequence ATGAGCGCACGCCCCTACAAGTGGATCGGCACCCGTCCCAACCGTCCGGACGGCGCCGACAAGGTGACCGGTCGCGCCCGCTTTGGCGCCGACTTCTCGCTGCCGGGCCAGTTGCACGGCCGGGTGCTGCGCAGCCCGCATGCGCATGCGATCATCAAGTCGATCGACACCTCGGCCGCGCTGGCACTGCCCGGCGTGAAGGCGGTGGTGACGTCCAAGGACTTCCCCGACCAGCCGAACGTCACGGTTCCGGCCGGCGAGATGCAGGTGAACCTGCGCGACGTCACCCGCAACGTCATGGCACGCGAGAAGGTGCTCTATGACGGCCATGCGGTGGCGGCCGTCGCCGCCACGACCGAGGCGATCGCCAACCAGGCGCTGGCCCTGATCAAGGTCGAGTACGAGGTGCTGCCGCACGTCATCGACGTCGAGGCGGCGATGGCGCCGGGCGCGCCGATCCTGAACGACCAGCTACGCACCGAGGGCATCGACCCCAAGCCCGAGAACCAGACCAACATCGCCAAGCGGATCGACTTCGCCAAGGGTGATGCGGCGGCCGGCTTCGCCAAGGCCGAGGTCATCGTCGAGCGCAAGTTCACGACGGCGCCCGTCCACCAGGGCTACATCGAGCCGCATGCCGCACTCGCCAGTGCCGCCGCCGACGGCCAGGTGCAGGTCTGGTCGACGACCCAGGGCCACTTCCAGGTCCGCGGCTTCTGCTCGCGCCTGCTGAACATCGAGACCTCGCAGATCCGTGTCACGCCGACCGAGATCGGCGGCGGCTTCGGCGGCAAGACGGTCGTCTACCTTGAGCCGGTGGCCATCCGCCTGTCGCAGAAGTCCGGCAAGCCGGTGAAGATGGTGATGACCCGCGAGGAGGTGTTCCGCGCCTCCGGCCCGACCTCGGGCGGCGTGGTCGAGGTGAAGATCGGCGCCATGAAGGACGGCACGATCGTCGCGGCCGAATGCATGGTGGCCCTCCAGGCCGGTGCCTTCCCGGGCTCGCCGGTGGGTCCTGCCTGCATGTGCAGCTTCGCCTGCTACGACATCGCCAACATCAAGGTCGTCGGCTTCGACGTCGTCAGCAACCGCCCCAAGGTCGCAGCCTACCGCGCGCCGGGCGCTCCCATCTCGTGCTGGGGCGTCGAATCGGCGATGGACATGCTGGCCCAGGAACTGGGCATGGACCCGATCGAGCTGCGCCTGAAGAACGCGGCGAAGGAGGGCACCAAGACCCATTACGGCCCGACCTTCAACCGCATCGGCCTGGTCGAGACGTTGCAGGCGGCCAAGGACTCGCCGCACTGGCAGGCGCCGGTGAAGCGGGGCTATGCCCGTGGCATCGCCGCCGGCTTCTGGTTCAACGTCGGCGCCGATTCCAGCGCTGCCGTGCATGTCGGCGAGGATGGCACCGTCACGGTCATCTCCGGCAACCCGGACATCGGCGGCTCGCGTGCCTCGCTCGCCCTGATGGCGGCCGAGGAACTGGGCGTCGACTACAACAAGGTGCGGCCGATCATCGCCGACACGGCCTCGATCGGCTTCAACTTCGTCACCGGCGGCAGCCGCGTCACGTTCGCGACCGGCCTGGCCGTGGTGAACGCGACCAAGGATGCCATCCGCGACCTGAAGATCCGCGCCGCCAAGATCTGGGAAGTCGAGCCCGAGGCGGTGATCTGGGAAGACGGCATGGCCAAGCCCGCCAGCAGCAATGTCGGCGAGTTCGAGCCCCTGTCGCTGGCGGCGCTGGCGGCGATGGCCGGCAAGACCGGCGGCCCGATCAACGGCCATGCGCAGCTTAACGCGCAGGGTGCGGGTCCGGGCTTCGGCGTCCACATCGTCGATCTGGCCGTCGACCCGGAGACGGGGATCGTCACCATCGACCGCTATACCGCGGTCCAGGATGTCGGCACGGCCATCCATCCGAGCTACGTCGAGGGCCAGCTCCAGGGCGGCGCCGTTCAGGGCATCGGCTGGGCCTTGAACGAGGAATACATCTACAACGCCAAGGGCCGGCTCGATAACGCGGGCTTCCTCGACTATCGCATCCCGGTCGCGTCCGACCTGCCGATGATCGAGACGGTGCTGGTCGAGGTGCCGAACCCGGCCCATCCCTACGGCGTCCGCGGCGTCGGCGAAGTGCCGATCGTGCCGCCGATGGCCGCCGTCGGCAACGCCATCGCGCGCGCCACGGGCGTGCGCTTCGGCGACCTGCCGATGTCGCCGCCGCGCGTCTCGGCGGCACTCGATGCGGCCCGCCCGGCGATGGCCGCGGAGTAG
- a CDS encoding (2Fe-2S)-binding protein, translating into MSKMHVSTTINGEPVEFLADGRQTILDILRDQLQLTGTKEGCGSGDCGACSIMVNDRLVCSCLMLGVEAEGKSIETIEGMAVGEELHPLQKKFVEMAALQCGICTPGFLVASRALLARNPNPTETEVRYWLAGNLCRCTGYDKIVRAVMDVATEMRETAR; encoded by the coding sequence ATGTCGAAAATGCATGTCAGCACCACCATCAACGGCGAGCCGGTCGAGTTCCTGGCCGACGGCCGCCAGACGATCCTCGACATCCTGCGCGACCAGCTACAGTTGACCGGCACCAAGGAAGGGTGCGGCTCGGGCGACTGCGGCGCCTGCAGCATCATGGTCAACGACCGGCTGGTCTGCTCCTGCCTGATGCTGGGGGTGGAGGCCGAGGGCAAGTCGATCGAGACGATCGAAGGCATGGCCGTGGGCGAGGAGTTGCATCCGCTCCAGAAGAAGTTCGTCGAGATGGCGGCACTCCAGTGCGGCATCTGCACGCCGGGCTTCCTCGTCGCTTCCCGCGCGCTGCTGGCGCGCAACCCCAATCCCACCGAAACCGAGGTCCGGTACTGGCTCGCCGGCAACCTCTGCCGCTGCACCGGCTACGACAAGATCGTCCGCGCGGTCATGGACGTGGCCACCGAGATGAGGGAGACCGCACGATGA
- a CDS encoding FAD binding domain-containing protein: protein MTDIKYAAPDTIEEAVAILAAANGTGRVLAGGTDLLVQLRAGVAKPGTIVDVKKIAEMTTITESNGAFRVGAAVSGAVIGEHEGLCAAWPGVVEAINLIGSTQVQGRASPGGNLCNASPAADSVPAMVAAGATVTIQGPNGRRELPVEKVASGPGRTTLEKGEIVVSFSLPARPKGSGDAYLRLIPRTEMDIAVVGCGVSLTMDGDTCTAARVGLGAVAPVVMLVEDAAKALVGSKLDDAALEKAAEACRAACKPIDDKRGTIVYRTKIAGVLLKRATAIAAERARSI, encoded by the coding sequence ATGACAGATATAAAATACGCAGCACCCGACACGATCGAGGAGGCGGTGGCCATCCTCGCGGCCGCGAACGGCACGGGTCGGGTGCTTGCCGGGGGAACCGACCTCCTGGTGCAGTTGCGCGCCGGCGTCGCCAAGCCGGGCACGATCGTCGATGTGAAAAAGATCGCCGAGATGACCACCATCACCGAGAGCAACGGCGCCTTTCGCGTCGGCGCCGCGGTATCGGGTGCGGTCATCGGCGAGCATGAGGGCCTCTGCGCCGCCTGGCCGGGCGTCGTCGAGGCGATCAACCTGATTGGGTCGACCCAGGTCCAGGGCCGGGCCTCGCCCGGCGGCAACCTGTGCAACGCCTCGCCCGCCGCCGACAGCGTGCCGGCGATGGTGGCGGCCGGGGCGACCGTGACCATCCAGGGGCCGAACGGCCGCCGCGAGCTGCCGGTCGAGAAAGTGGCGTCCGGCCCGGGCCGGACGACGCTGGAGAAGGGCGAGATCGTCGTCTCCTTCAGCCTGCCGGCGCGGCCCAAGGGCTCGGGTGACGCCTATCTGCGCCTGATCCCGCGCACCGAGATGGACATTGCCGTCGTCGGCTGCGGCGTCAGCCTCACCATGGACGGCGACACCTGCACCGCCGCCCGCGTCGGCCTGGGCGCCGTCGCCCCGGTCGTGATGCTGGTGGAGGACGCAGCCAAGGCGCTCGTCGGCAGCAAGCTCGACGATGCCGCCCTGGAGAAGGCGGCGGAAGCGTGCCGCGCCGCCTGCAAGCCGATCGACGACAAGCGCGGCACCATCGTCTATCGCACCAAGATCGCCGGCGTGCTGCTGAAGCGCGCGACCGCCATCGCAGCCGAACGCGCGCGGAGCATCTGA
- a CDS encoding ABC transporter substrate-binding protein: MSRPILRRLVAGIAIAASLGGAATAAELKVGSRADPTVDPHFLYLSTNMAFSRHIFDALVDKDGKSQRKPGLALSWTVIAPTVWEFKLRPGVKFHDGSDFTADDVVFTIGRVTALPNNPNPYTNNIRPIVRTEVVDPLTVRFHTDAPAPQLPGLLGNVFIVSRKAAEGALPPDFRSGKAAIGTGAYRFESYKPGEALRLTRNDAFWGAKPEFDKLTFRVIPNDAARVAALLAGDVDAIDYVPSTEVASLGRNPKVAVYTQPSDRTMYIGLDLGRTQSPFVRDVDGKELPDNPLRDARVRQAISMAIDRKAFVERVMEGLATVADQPAPPHIGGYNPDLPPLAYNPEGARALLKKAGYPNGFQITFHCPRDRWVNDAKLCQAVGQMLARIGLKMQVETLPGNVFFARNSLTRNEFSMWLGGWAHSSTGDTTAYFTAHVHTNDPARGLGSINRGQYSNPALDAMIMRAVTELDDAKRETLLRQTMTAAMAEMPFIPLHTQMTAVAARKGVLFEARADEQTTALTARSQP, encoded by the coding sequence ATGTCCCGCCCGATCCTCCGCCGGCTGGTCGCCGGCATCGCCATCGCCGCCAGCCTCGGCGGCGCTGCGACTGCCGCGGAACTGAAGGTCGGCTCGCGCGCCGACCCCACGGTCGACCCGCATTTCCTCTATCTCTCGACCAACATGGCCTTCTCCCGGCACATCTTCGATGCGCTGGTGGACAAGGACGGCAAGTCGCAGCGCAAGCCGGGCCTGGCCCTGTCCTGGACGGTGATCGCGCCCACGGTGTGGGAGTTCAAGCTGCGCCCCGGCGTCAAGTTCCACGACGGGTCGGACTTCACGGCCGACGACGTGGTCTTCACCATCGGGCGGGTGACGGCGCTGCCGAACAACCCCAACCCCTACACCAACAACATCCGCCCGATCGTCCGCACCGAAGTGGTCGACCCGCTGACCGTGCGCTTCCACACCGACGCGCCGGCGCCGCAGCTTCCGGGGCTGCTCGGCAACGTCTTCATCGTCTCGCGCAAGGCGGCCGAGGGCGCGCTGCCGCCCGACTTCCGCTCGGGCAAGGCCGCCATCGGCACCGGCGCCTATCGCTTCGAGTCCTACAAGCCGGGCGAGGCGCTGCGCCTGACGCGCAACGACGCGTTCTGGGGGGCCAAGCCCGAGTTCGATAAGCTGACGTTCCGCGTCATCCCCAACGACGCCGCCCGGGTGGCGGCCCTGCTGGCGGGCGATGTCGACGCCATCGACTACGTGCCCTCGACCGAGGTCGCCTCGCTCGGCCGCAACCCCAAGGTCGCGGTCTACACGCAGCCGTCCGACCGGACGATGTATATCGGCCTCGACCTCGGCCGGACGCAGTCGCCCTTCGTGCGCGACGTGGATGGCAAGGAACTGCCGGACAACCCCCTGCGCGACGCGCGCGTCCGCCAGGCGATCTCCATGGCGATCGACCGCAAGGCCTTCGTCGAGCGGGTGATGGAAGGCCTGGCGACGGTCGCCGACCAGCCGGCCCCGCCGCATATCGGCGGCTATAACCCCGACCTGCCGCCCCTGGCCTACAATCCCGAGGGCGCCCGCGCGCTGCTGAAGAAAGCGGGCTATCCGAACGGCTTCCAGATCACTTTCCACTGCCCGCGCGACCGCTGGGTGAACGACGCCAAGCTGTGCCAGGCCGTCGGCCAGATGCTGGCGCGCATCGGCCTGAAGATGCAGGTCGAGACGCTGCCGGGGAACGTGTTCTTTGCCCGCAACTCGCTGACCCGCAACGAGTTCAGCATGTGGCTCGGCGGCTGGGCGCACAGCTCGACCGGCGACACCACGGCCTACTTCACCGCGCACGTGCATACCAACGACCCGGCGCGCGGCCTGGGCTCGATCAACCGCGGCCAGTACTCGAACCCCGCGCTCGATGCCATGATCATGCGCGCGGTGACCGAGCTCGACGACGCCAAGCGCGAGACGCTGCTGCGCCAGACCATGACGGCCGCCATGGCCGAAATGCCCTTCATTCCCCTGCACACCCAGATGACGGCCGTGGCCGCCCGCAAGGGCGTCCTGTTCGAAGCCCGCGCCGACGAGCAGACGACGGCGCTCACCGCCCGCTCGCAGCCCTGA
- a CDS encoding dipeptidase has protein sequence MSGEQPIDGRVAMADDMVAGIEQSRADALHEAAVVCDLTLPWGPGYANQDRVLSRFRASGIDFVSLTVGLDRMSLEQTIRHIAAERARFAKLESEGYVLVDTVDDILRAKREGKLALGFHFQGSNPLQGDPKMVGLYYRLGIRHMLFAYNQRNMAADGCHEDSDVGLSRFGHALVREMNRVGMIIDCTHTGHRSTMDILEASADPVMFSHSNAWSLVPHDRNIKDDQILACAAKGGLIGINGVGHFLSTDMVASPEAFFRHIDYMVTKTHWRHVCIGIDHVYYSEQMAERRTANPDTFPRGYPTGGKVASYVMPEDLRAVTRLMVDHGYPDEAVRGILGQNFLDLARRVWKPVATA, from the coding sequence ATGTCAGGTGAGCAACCGATCGACGGCAGGGTGGCGATGGCGGACGACATGGTGGCTGGGATCGAGCAAAGCCGGGCGGATGCCCTGCACGAGGCGGCGGTGGTCTGCGACCTGACGCTGCCCTGGGGCCCCGGATATGCCAACCAGGACCGGGTCCTGTCGCGCTTCCGGGCGAGCGGCATCGACTTCGTGTCGCTGACGGTCGGCCTCGACCGCATGTCGCTGGAGCAGACGATCCGCCACATCGCGGCCGAGCGCGCGCGCTTCGCCAAGCTGGAATCCGAAGGCTATGTGCTGGTCGACACCGTCGACGACATCCTGCGCGCCAAGCGCGAGGGCAAGCTGGCGCTGGGCTTTCACTTCCAGGGATCGAACCCGCTGCAGGGCGACCCCAAGATGGTCGGGCTCTATTACCGGCTCGGCATCCGCCACATGCTGTTCGCCTACAACCAGCGCAACATGGCCGCCGACGGCTGCCACGAGGACAGCGACGTCGGCCTCAGCCGCTTCGGCCATGCCCTGGTGCGCGAGATGAACCGCGTCGGCATGATCATCGACTGCACCCACACCGGCCATCGCTCGACCATGGACATCCTGGAAGCCTCGGCCGACCCGGTGATGTTCTCGCACTCCAACGCCTGGTCGCTCGTCCCGCACGACCGCAACATCAAGGACGATCAGATCCTGGCCTGTGCCGCCAAGGGCGGGCTGATCGGCATCAACGGCGTCGGCCATTTCCTGTCGACCGACATGGTGGCGAGCCCCGAGGCCTTCTTCCGCCACATCGACTACATGGTGACGAAGACCCACTGGCGGCACGTCTGCATCGGCATCGACCATGTCTATTACAGCGAGCAGATGGCCGAGCGCCGGACCGCCAACCCCGACACCTTCCCCCGGGGCTACCCCACCGGCGGCAAGGTCGCCTCCTACGTCATGCCGGAAGACCTGCGCGCGGTAACCCGCCTGATGGTCGACCATGGCTACCCCGACGAAGCCGTCCGCGGCATCCTCGGCCAGAACTTCCTCGACCTTGCCCGGCGGGTCTGGAAGCCGGTCGCCACCGCCTGA
- a CDS encoding LysR substrate-binding domain-containing protein yields MAANWLSSDLRCFLVLADELHFGRAAERMSVAQPVLSRRIRRLETTIGAVLFDRTSRMVALTEAGLILRDQGGRSLEQLDAAILAAGRRDPVGTAPLRVGFLSAAQALMPLVLDRWRTALDCPVQIVRAASGQQLEMLRTSRIDIGFLRPPAAVGSLAFTTIRREGIACVMPIGHPLASRQSLRLADLAGLRWVRHGTVLGTSFQQRMEMRLKREGIAMEYGVEADDTPSVTMLVAAGYGVALLPDAVLTLTPPGTVCRPIPEIRPFVRLAIARRRDDANPRIQKAIRIAAQAIQDAAVGGKGQPPARPSTALDQGRP; encoded by the coding sequence TTGGCGGCCAACTGGCTATCGAGCGACCTGCGCTGCTTCCTGGTTTTGGCCGACGAACTGCATTTCGGCCGCGCGGCCGAGCGCATGAGCGTGGCCCAGCCCGTCCTCAGCCGGCGGATCCGCCGCCTGGAAACGACGATCGGCGCCGTCCTCTTCGACCGCACCTCGCGCATGGTGGCACTGACCGAGGCCGGCCTGATCCTGCGCGACCAGGGTGGACGATCGCTGGAGCAGCTCGACGCCGCCATCCTGGCGGCCGGCCGCCGCGACCCGGTCGGCACGGCGCCGCTGCGCGTGGGCTTCCTGTCGGCCGCCCAGGCCCTGATGCCGCTGGTGCTCGACCGCTGGCGGACCGCGCTCGACTGCCCGGTGCAGATCGTGCGCGCCGCGTCGGGCCAGCAGCTCGAGATGCTGCGCACCTCGCGCATCGACATCGGCTTCCTGCGTCCGCCCGCCGCGGTCGGCAGCCTCGCCTTCACGACCATCCGGCGCGAAGGCATCGCCTGCGTCATGCCGATCGGGCACCCGCTCGCCAGCCGCCAGTCCCTGCGGCTGGCTGATCTCGCCGGGCTGCGCTGGGTGCGCCATGGCACCGTGCTCGGCACCAGCTTCCAGCAGCGCATGGAGATGCGGCTGAAGCGCGAGGGCATCGCCATGGAGTATGGGGTGGAGGCCGACGACACGCCGTCGGTGACGATGCTGGTGGCGGCCGGGTATGGCGTGGCGCTGTTGCCCGATGCCGTCCTTACCCTCACCCCGCCCGGCACCGTGTGCCGCCCGATCCCGGAGATCCGCCCGTTCGTGCGCCTCGCGATCGCCCGCCGACGCGACGACGCCAACCCGCGCATCCAGAAGGCAATCCGCATTGCCGCGCAGGCGATCCAGGATGCGGCAGTTGGAGGCAAGGGACAGCCGCCCGCGCGCCCATCGACTGCGCTGGACCAAGGTCGCCCATGA